The proteins below come from a single Beutenbergia cavernae DSM 12333 genomic window:
- a CDS encoding methyltransferase domain-containing protein — MHHSARRQMALCLETHLDPARSYRMVEVGSAISRTQTKTHRDLLEPYRVRYIGVDIKSGPNVDRVMPNPYTIPVPSRSVDIVISGQTFEHIPFPWATAMEIRRILVPGGLLIVTAPSRGNRHDVYDCWRYYPDAVRALAAWSNLEVLEAYTDFPPIRSDSQVRHHYARITQSHYWGDTVGVLRKPSGRTSLRTRTFSALVRLWANRHADLERVPLPPVPAGRL; from the coding sequence ATGCACCACAGCGCGCGCCGCCAGATGGCACTGTGTCTCGAGACCCACCTCGACCCCGCGCGCAGCTATCGCATGGTCGAGGTCGGCTCGGCCATCTCCCGCACTCAGACGAAGACGCACCGCGATCTCCTCGAGCCCTATCGCGTGCGGTACATCGGCGTGGACATCAAGTCCGGCCCCAACGTCGACCGCGTGATGCCGAACCCGTACACGATCCCGGTCCCCAGCCGGTCGGTGGACATCGTCATCAGCGGCCAGACGTTCGAGCACATCCCGTTCCCGTGGGCGACGGCGATGGAGATCCGGCGGATCCTCGTTCCGGGCGGGCTCCTCATCGTCACCGCCCCCTCGCGCGGGAACCGGCACGACGTGTACGACTGCTGGCGCTACTACCCGGACGCGGTTCGCGCCCTGGCAGCGTGGTCGAACCTCGAGGTCCTCGAGGCATACACGGACTTCCCGCCGATCCGGAGCGACTCGCAGGTCCGGCACCACTACGCGAGGATCACCCAGAGTCACTATTGGGGCGACACCGTCGGCGTCCTGCGTAAGCCGTCGGGGCGGACGAGCCTGCGCACGCGCACGTTCTCGGCCCTCGTGCGGCTGTGGGCGAATCGTCATGCCGACCTGGAGCGCGTCCCGCTCCCGCCGGTTCCGGCCGGTCGTCTCTGA
- a CDS encoding WhiB family transcriptional regulator → MWNILGEGPLASPDDWSSGLGAGPWGQGADTATGLEWQERALCAQTDPEAFFPEKGGSTREAKRVCTSCEVRAECLEYALAHDERFGIWGGLSERERRKLKRRAI, encoded by the coding sequence ATGTGGAACATCCTCGGTGAGGGACCACTCGCCTCACCCGACGACTGGAGCTCGGGGCTCGGAGCGGGACCGTGGGGCCAGGGGGCCGACACCGCGACCGGACTCGAGTGGCAGGAGCGGGCGCTGTGCGCCCAGACCGATCCGGAGGCGTTCTTCCCGGAGAAGGGCGGGTCGACCCGCGAGGCGAAACGGGTCTGCACGTCCTGCGAAGTCCGGGCGGAGTGCCTCGAGTACGCGCTGGCGCACGACGAGCGGTTCGGGATCTGGGGCGGTCTGTCGGAGCGGGAGCGTCGTAAGCTCAAGCGCCGCGCGATCTAG
- a CDS encoding LicD family protein, whose translation MTDDAGVDVAALVAAFRDGPLATYPDLAFLDASGVLSLALDLQGVSSVRIELDDTEFLNLHSILVEGDGATAPAVDLATCRTSSAWPGLPPEITDRTVFDPGDGHGTALHTEREERPWAEIVFSEPVHLRRLVLRNVHTQTAARARNLRVLVDGEVRYDARERRAAFAASVEAWRTYAPALAAPAARELAVVLTKIATLDYHGAHEGLKAVAGVTRAERSLFRSLCNEALLYPRRIEWTVHGIKRSFRFWSGHERRDYLAFALEVIRDLGEISPAVSLGFGSVLGVVRDGGFIPHDDDLDIIIGFEQSDVPRIADGLDLIDMYLSALGYEVSGRHMAHCWVGRPGQLHVDVFVGLFEGDDVSWYPGKRGSLTRDLMFPVSRARVLDLECPLPRNPLEYLDVLYGKSWRTPDPGHAHAWNQKPYADLA comes from the coding sequence GTGACTGACGACGCCGGGGTCGATGTCGCCGCCCTGGTCGCTGCGTTCCGCGACGGTCCGCTCGCCACGTATCCCGACCTCGCCTTCCTCGACGCGTCCGGCGTGCTGAGCCTCGCGCTGGACCTGCAGGGCGTCTCGTCGGTGCGGATCGAGCTGGACGACACCGAGTTCCTCAACCTGCACTCGATCCTCGTCGAGGGCGACGGCGCCACGGCCCCGGCAGTCGATCTCGCCACGTGCCGCACGAGCAGCGCCTGGCCGGGACTCCCTCCCGAGATCACGGACCGCACGGTGTTCGATCCCGGAGACGGCCACGGGACGGCGCTGCACACCGAGCGGGAGGAGCGGCCCTGGGCGGAGATCGTCTTCTCGGAGCCGGTGCACCTGCGCCGTCTCGTCCTGCGGAACGTCCACACGCAGACGGCCGCGCGGGCGCGGAACCTGCGCGTGCTCGTCGACGGCGAGGTGCGGTATGACGCGCGGGAACGCCGCGCGGCGTTCGCGGCGAGCGTCGAGGCGTGGCGCACCTACGCACCGGCCCTCGCTGCACCCGCGGCACGGGAGCTCGCCGTCGTGCTCACGAAGATCGCCACGCTCGACTACCACGGCGCGCACGAGGGGCTGAAGGCCGTGGCCGGAGTGACCCGCGCGGAGAGGTCGCTCTTCCGCTCGCTGTGCAACGAGGCGCTGCTGTACCCGCGCCGGATCGAGTGGACGGTGCACGGGATCAAGCGCTCCTTCCGGTTCTGGTCGGGACACGAGCGACGCGACTACCTCGCGTTCGCGCTCGAGGTGATCCGGGACCTGGGCGAGATCTCGCCGGCGGTCAGCCTGGGCTTCGGCTCCGTGCTCGGCGTCGTGCGGGACGGCGGCTTCATCCCGCACGACGACGACCTCGACATCATCATCGGGTTCGAGCAGTCGGACGTGCCGCGGATCGCCGACGGCCTGGACCTGATCGACATGTACCTGTCGGCGCTCGGGTACGAGGTGAGCGGGCGCCACATGGCTCACTGCTGGGTCGGGCGCCCGGGGCAGCTGCACGTCGACGTCTTCGTCGGGCTGTTCGAGGGCGACGACGTCTCGTGGTACCCGGGCAAGCGGGGCTCGTTGACCCGGGACCTGATGTTTCCCGTGTCGCGTGCCCGGGTTCTCGACCTCGAGTGCCCGCTGCCGCGGAACCCGCTCGAGTACCTCGACGTGCTCTACGGGAAGAGCTGGCGCACCCCCGACCCCGGACACGCGCACGCGTGGAACCAGAAGCCCTACGCCGATCTGGCATGA
- a CDS encoding TylF/MycF/NovP-related O-methyltransferase produces the protein MGWRESVNQVLRRTTGYQFTRAAVNGTANGTANGNGHLPAGRPLPKDYDDAARAVIQRVRPRTMTSPERLHAFILATRYVTRYAVPGAIVECGVWRGGSMQASALTLAELGATDRDLYLFDTFEGMPPPTKEDVRHDGRSAEYMLSRLSKDRGIWAYATLDDVRSGFDDVPYPSERIHFVQGMVENTVPEQAPEQIAVLRLDTDWYASTKHELEHLYPRLVSGGVLLIDDYGYWQGARKAVDEFLEITGERLLLQRMDEGRIAVKP, from the coding sequence ATGGGGTGGCGTGAGTCCGTCAACCAGGTCCTACGACGGACCACCGGCTACCAGTTCACTCGGGCGGCCGTGAACGGGACCGCGAACGGGACGGCGAACGGGAACGGTCACCTCCCCGCGGGGCGCCCGCTGCCGAAGGACTATGACGACGCCGCCCGCGCGGTCATCCAGCGGGTCCGTCCGCGGACGATGACGTCGCCCGAGCGCCTCCACGCGTTCATCCTCGCCACGAGGTACGTCACGCGCTACGCGGTGCCCGGCGCGATCGTGGAGTGCGGGGTGTGGCGCGGGGGATCGATGCAGGCGAGCGCGCTGACGCTGGCCGAGCTCGGCGCCACCGACCGCGACCTGTACCTCTTCGACACGTTCGAGGGAATGCCGCCCCCGACGAAGGAGGACGTCCGGCACGACGGACGTTCCGCGGAGTACATGCTGTCGCGCCTCAGCAAGGATCGGGGGATCTGGGCGTACGCGACGCTGGACGACGTGCGGTCGGGCTTCGACGACGTCCCGTACCCGAGCGAGCGGATCCACTTCGTGCAGGGGATGGTCGAGAACACGGTGCCCGAGCAGGCGCCCGAGCAGATCGCGGTGCTGCGGCTCGACACGGACTGGTACGCCTCCACGAAGCACGAGCTCGAGCACCTCTACCCGAGGCTGGTGAGCGGTGGGGTCCTGCTCATCGACGACTACGGGTACTGGCAGGGTGCCCGCAAGGCGGTCGACGAGTTCCTCGAGATCACGGGGGAGCGGCTCCTGCTCCAGCGGATGGACGAAGGCCGGATCGCCGTCAAGCCCTGA
- a CDS encoding TIGR03089 family protein gives MPHPTSARDVLTSLTAVDVPSAPRLTWYAGDAERVELSGRVLATWVSKATNLLVELTDAGPGTRVLLDLPPHWRAVVWALATWTAGGCVVLPHEEGADTGERGHPGADVVVTTRPSAYPGHPEVVAVALPALAMAFDADLPPGVTDGAAELMSFGDSPGYLPPLDPSAPALALSSSGDDGVAHDGLLAAASEAAGSDSGARVLLAPTDARAAVLGTLGVLATGGSVVLAEAALGADMQSDIARAERVTAILT, from the coding sequence ATGCCGCACCCCACATCCGCCCGTGACGTCCTCACCTCGCTGACCGCCGTGGACGTTCCGTCGGCGCCACGTCTCACGTGGTACGCCGGCGACGCCGAGCGGGTCGAGCTGTCCGGGCGCGTGCTCGCGACGTGGGTGTCGAAGGCCACGAACCTCCTCGTGGAGCTGACCGACGCCGGGCCCGGGACGCGGGTCCTCCTCGACCTGCCGCCGCACTGGCGCGCCGTCGTGTGGGCGCTCGCGACCTGGACGGCGGGCGGATGCGTCGTGCTCCCGCACGAGGAGGGCGCCGACACCGGCGAGCGCGGCCACCCCGGCGCCGACGTCGTCGTGACGACCCGCCCTTCGGCGTACCCGGGACATCCGGAGGTCGTCGCCGTCGCGCTCCCGGCGCTCGCCATGGCGTTCGACGCCGACCTCCCGCCGGGCGTCACGGACGGCGCCGCCGAGCTCATGTCGTTCGGGGACTCCCCTGGCTATCTCCCGCCGCTGGATCCGTCCGCGCCGGCGCTCGCGCTCTCGTCGTCGGGCGACGACGGCGTCGCGCACGACGGCCTGCTCGCCGCGGCCTCGGAGGCGGCCGGGTCGGACTCCGGAGCGCGGGTGCTGCTCGCGCCCACCGACGCACGCGCCGCGGTGCTCGGCACCCTGGGCGTGCTTGCCACCGGCGGCTCGGTGGTCCTCGCGGAAGCGGCGCTCGGCGCGGACATGCAGAGCGATATCGCCCGCGCCGAACGGGTGACCGCCATACTCACCTGA
- a CDS encoding glycosyltransferase — translation MADTPENTQPAQPGVLAVVVAAGVTSYLLDTLRAVAAQEHGPDHVVVVSTVEREVRAVRDVAREAGLPDADVRAAPRARTFGGAVRAVLGQLPDAAAAQPWLWLLHDDSAPHDDALAAQLRVVQQGSSVAVAGAKQTEWHRPDHLVSVGVTTTPTGRRFTGVEDGEIDQGQHDGREDVLAVGTAGMLVRRDVWTALGGPDPELGPFGDGVDLCRRARLAGHRVVVVPGARVRHARASYLGVRERRNGAQADTERRTAPRTPDERRSWEARRRALLHGRLTGVSGPMVVPAFLWMLLVAPVRMLLRVATKEIGLVGAELRAPLAVLARVGPVARSRRRAAVTARVPRRALRPLLVSNTQLWRARRDERLQRAEARRAARAPSELEIAERAAMARRRRGGLAVVLAVAVAVAAVALGSLTFAGALVGGSLLPVDGDVATLWTRATSWWVTSADGYSGPPDPFTVVLAALTTLLGGPLGTPPHVAVTVLVVGSVPLAALGAWFAAGAASRSVPLRSWAALVWAVAPPLLLATSSGRIGALLAHLALPWVALGVARALGVQRRDVVLSGMVGAKRAHADDDEAPTPTAVVPVARPRAGSIGAAAAAGLAFAVACAGAPVLLGVGVLALVVLVIAVGPRRRGRHAGRTRLLLVLAPALALLGPWLTGALVTSGPPDAWRLLVSEPGLPQPVDAGPAWWQLLGWPVEPAAWPGVAAGAGAVVPLVASGTLVLAGLVALLRGSGKIRPVRIGWLVTGIGLVAALVASRTEVGVGTAADGNAQVAYGWAGPGTSVVVLGLLVAAVSAGDGLRGWLTERAFGWRQLTAGVVTVVVVLAPLATAAAWVWSVRAEESPGSPALAVEPRGADPVPALGRQLQESTAGARVLAISTDDAGLRVQLWRDNGPQLLDATSPVTARAVSGAPREGVPAAPDAADTALAGLAALLAASSDAAADELAAHAVGVVVVPPLDSRVAPGHDTTARARLVASLDATAGLERVTENASGVVWRVAADVGSSRARIVTPGDDGAAVVAAGLVRAGGHLPAASVERIVVLAERADDGWRATIGSAELEATADGWEQGFTVPAGLGGELRVTYDSPWRVPWGVAVVTVLALSALLALPTRRRRESD, via the coding sequence ATGGCGGACACTCCCGAGAACACGCAGCCCGCTCAGCCCGGCGTCCTCGCAGTCGTCGTCGCCGCGGGCGTCACCAGCTACCTCCTGGACACGCTGCGCGCCGTCGCCGCCCAGGAGCACGGTCCCGACCACGTCGTCGTCGTCAGCACCGTGGAGCGCGAGGTCCGCGCCGTCCGCGACGTCGCCCGCGAGGCGGGCCTGCCGGACGCCGACGTCCGCGCCGCACCCCGCGCACGCACCTTCGGCGGCGCCGTCCGCGCCGTCCTCGGCCAGCTTCCCGACGCCGCTGCGGCCCAGCCGTGGCTCTGGCTCCTCCACGACGACTCCGCACCCCACGACGACGCGCTCGCGGCGCAGCTGCGCGTGGTGCAGCAGGGGTCGTCGGTCGCCGTCGCCGGCGCGAAGCAGACCGAGTGGCACCGCCCGGACCACCTCGTCTCGGTCGGCGTCACCACCACGCCCACCGGGCGCCGGTTCACCGGCGTCGAGGACGGTGAGATCGACCAGGGGCAGCACGACGGGCGGGAGGACGTGCTCGCCGTCGGGACGGCCGGCATGCTCGTCCGCCGCGACGTCTGGACCGCCCTCGGCGGGCCCGACCCCGAGCTCGGCCCGTTCGGCGACGGCGTCGACCTGTGCCGTCGGGCGCGGCTGGCCGGGCACCGCGTCGTCGTCGTCCCCGGTGCGCGGGTGCGGCACGCCCGCGCGTCCTACCTCGGGGTGCGGGAGCGCCGGAACGGGGCGCAGGCCGACACCGAGCGCCGCACCGCCCCGCGCACGCCGGACGAGCGCCGGAGCTGGGAGGCGCGGCGGCGAGCGCTGCTGCACGGCCGGCTCACCGGCGTCTCCGGGCCGATGGTGGTGCCGGCCTTCCTGTGGATGCTGCTCGTCGCCCCGGTGCGGATGCTCCTGCGCGTCGCGACGAAGGAGATCGGGCTCGTGGGCGCCGAGCTGCGCGCGCCCCTCGCCGTCCTCGCCCGGGTAGGGCCGGTCGCCCGGTCCCGGCGGAGGGCGGCAGTGACGGCCCGGGTGCCGCGCCGCGCCCTGCGGCCGCTCCTGGTCAGCAACACCCAGCTCTGGCGGGCCCGTCGCGACGAGCGCCTGCAACGGGCCGAGGCGCGGCGCGCGGCGCGTGCCCCGAGCGAGCTCGAGATCGCCGAACGCGCGGCGATGGCCCGACGACGCCGCGGGGGGCTCGCCGTCGTCCTGGCCGTGGCTGTGGCCGTGGCGGCCGTCGCCCTCGGGTCGCTGACGTTCGCCGGGGCGCTCGTCGGTGGTTCGCTGCTCCCGGTCGACGGCGACGTCGCCACGCTCTGGACCCGGGCGACCTCGTGGTGGGTGACGAGCGCGGACGGGTACTCCGGGCCGCCGGACCCGTTCACCGTGGTGCTCGCGGCGCTGACGACGCTGCTCGGCGGACCGCTCGGGACACCGCCGCACGTCGCCGTCACCGTGCTGGTGGTCGGGTCGGTGCCGCTGGCGGCTCTGGGCGCCTGGTTCGCGGCCGGTGCGGCGAGCCGGTCCGTCCCGTTGCGGAGCTGGGCGGCGCTCGTGTGGGCGGTCGCGCCGCCGCTCCTGCTCGCCACGTCGTCCGGCCGGATCGGCGCGCTGCTCGCGCACCTCGCGCTGCCCTGGGTCGCCCTCGGCGTCGCGCGGGCCCTCGGCGTCCAGCGCCGCGACGTCGTCCTCTCGGGGATGGTCGGGGCGAAGCGCGCCCACGCGGACGACGACGAGGCGCCGACCCCGACCGCTGTCGTCCCCGTCGCGCGGCCCCGCGCAGGCTCGATCGGTGCTGCTGCGGCCGCCGGGCTGGCGTTCGCCGTCGCGTGCGCGGGTGCGCCGGTGCTCCTGGGCGTCGGGGTGCTCGCGCTCGTCGTCCTGGTGATCGCCGTCGGCCCGCGGCGCCGCGGGCGTCACGCGGGCCGCACGCGCCTGCTCCTGGTGCTCGCCCCGGCGCTCGCCCTGCTCGGTCCGTGGCTCACCGGGGCGCTCGTCACCTCCGGGCCGCCCGACGCGTGGCGGCTGCTCGTGTCCGAGCCCGGGCTGCCGCAGCCCGTGGACGCGGGACCGGCCTGGTGGCAGCTGCTGGGCTGGCCGGTCGAGCCCGCGGCCTGGCCGGGCGTCGCGGCCGGGGCGGGGGCGGTGGTCCCGCTGGTGGCCTCGGGGACGCTCGTCCTCGCCGGCCTCGTCGCCCTGCTGCGCGGGTCCGGCAAGATCCGGCCGGTCCGGATCGGCTGGCTGGTCACGGGGATCGGCCTCGTCGCCGCGCTCGTCGCCTCGCGCACGGAGGTCGGCGTCGGGACGGCCGCCGACGGCAACGCGCAGGTCGCGTACGGCTGGGCGGGCCCCGGCACGTCGGTGGTCGTGCTGGGCCTGCTCGTGGCCGCTGTCAGTGCCGGGGACGGCCTGCGGGGCTGGCTGACGGAGCGCGCGTTCGGGTGGCGGCAGCTCACCGCGGGAGTCGTCACGGTGGTCGTCGTGCTGGCCCCGCTGGCGACGGCCGCCGCCTGGGTATGGTCGGTGCGCGCCGAGGAGTCACCGGGGAGCCCGGCGCTCGCGGTCGAGCCGCGCGGCGCCGACCCCGTGCCGGCCCTCGGCCGGCAGCTCCAGGAGAGCACCGCCGGCGCGCGTGTCCTCGCGATCTCGACCGACGACGCCGGGTTGCGCGTGCAGCTCTGGCGGGACAACGGCCCGCAGCTCCTCGACGCGACGTCGCCGGTGACCGCGCGGGCGGTCTCGGGCGCGCCGCGCGAGGGTGTGCCCGCGGCGCCCGACGCCGCCGACACGGCCCTGGCCGGGCTCGCGGCCCTGCTCGCCGCGTCCTCGGACGCGGCGGCCGACGAGCTCGCCGCGCACGCCGTCGGCGTCGTCGTCGTGCCGCCGCTCGACTCCCGCGTCGCGCCCGGGCACGACACGACGGCGCGGGCGCGGCTCGTGGCGAGCCTCGACGCGACCGCCGGGCTCGAACGCGTCACGGAGAACGCCTCGGGTGTCGTCTGGCGGGTCGCTGCCGACGTCGGGAGCTCGCGCGCCCGGATCGTGACGCCCGGTGACGACGGAGCTGCCGTCGTCGCCGCGGGCCTCGTCCGGGCCGGCGGGCACCTCCCGGCGGCGAGCGTGGAGCGCATCGTCGTGCTCGCGGAGCGAGCGGACGACGGGTGGCGCGCCACGATCGGCTCCGCCGAGCTGGAGGCGACCGCCGACGGCTGGGAGCAGGGGTTCACGGTGCCGGCCGGTCTCGGCGGGGAGCTCCGCGTGACCTACGACAGCCCGTGGCGGGTGCCGTGGGGCGTCGCCGTCGTCACGGTTCTCGCGCTCTCGGCGTTGCTCGCCCTTCCCACCCGCCGCCGACGGGAGAGTGACTAG
- a CDS encoding class I SAM-dependent methyltransferase, with translation MDSTTSSPTTVPLTSPTSRAEYWDTYYARSGSSGLPVPSQFAVFVAGELGGPHRVVDVGCGNGRDSLFFLLHGHQVVGIDASQVAIERCRDRADQLALGGDFVRASILEPRFAELLPDGDLPTAVYARFFLHAITDEEEAAFLSSIRDFTRPGDVVALEYRSVRDVSLEKVTGQHYRRYVDPARFNADLVKHGFTITYAVEGFGFAKYKNDDAYVARVCLTRD, from the coding sequence GTGGATTCGACGACGTCGTCGCCCACCACCGTCCCGCTGACGTCGCCGACCAGCCGTGCTGAGTACTGGGACACGTACTACGCCCGGTCGGGGAGCTCGGGACTTCCCGTCCCCTCCCAGTTCGCGGTCTTCGTGGCGGGCGAGCTCGGCGGCCCGCACCGCGTCGTGGACGTCGGCTGCGGCAACGGACGCGACTCGCTGTTCTTCCTGCTCCACGGGCACCAGGTGGTCGGCATCGACGCGTCGCAGGTCGCGATCGAGCGGTGCCGGGACCGAGCCGACCAGCTCGCCCTGGGCGGCGACTTCGTCCGCGCGTCCATCCTCGAGCCCCGGTTCGCGGAGCTGCTGCCGGACGGCGACCTGCCGACGGCCGTGTACGCGCGGTTCTTCCTCCACGCGATCACGGACGAGGAGGAGGCGGCGTTCCTGAGCTCGATCAGGGACTTCACCCGCCCGGGCGACGTCGTCGCGCTCGAGTACCGCTCCGTCCGGGACGTCAGCCTCGAGAAGGTGACCGGGCAGCACTACCGGAGGTACGTGGATCCCGCGCGGTTCAACGCCGACCTCGTGAAGCACGGATTCACGATCACGTACGCGGTCGAGGGCTTCGGCTTCGCGAAGTACAAGAACGACGACGCGTACGTGGCGAGGGTGTGCCTGACCCGTGACTGA
- a CDS encoding glycosyltransferase, with protein MSRPIRRVVLLQNQLGDLGGVSRFCDALSRGLLARGYAVEIGAAEPAAGATMRYAADVPTWTLAPQLPPGAATDGLPGGRRRRELPGALHRFRRRVESAAAERFAGYDDDTVVIVTQLYARERVGEALAPERRRCAEVVQYHNSYSAAARSRDLARAREAYTAADAFLVLTQADAALFREAGFNNMGHIVNPVTVPVAPEADLEDGVVVSLGRYDRQKSLDHLIRAWSALDDDVTRGWRLELYGEGPERSLLEELIDDLGLRGTVRLNGPTAQAHDVLARAAVSAQSSQFEGLPLALMEASALGVPSVAYDCSPGIREIVVDGVTGLTVPLNNLERLADGLATLMASREVRLAYGRNAHRRMQSEFSLDSVLDAWERLFSELVR; from the coding sequence GTGAGCCGGCCCATCCGGCGCGTGGTGCTCCTGCAGAACCAGCTGGGCGACCTCGGTGGCGTGTCCCGATTCTGCGACGCCCTCTCCCGCGGCCTGCTCGCCCGCGGCTACGCCGTCGAGATCGGTGCCGCGGAGCCTGCTGCGGGCGCGACGATGCGCTACGCGGCGGACGTGCCGACGTGGACGCTGGCGCCGCAGCTCCCACCGGGCGCGGCGACCGACGGCCTCCCGGGCGGACGACGTCGTCGCGAGCTGCCGGGTGCGCTGCACCGGTTCCGGCGCCGTGTGGAGTCCGCTGCCGCGGAGCGCTTCGCCGGTTACGACGACGACACCGTGGTGATCGTGACCCAGCTCTACGCGCGTGAGCGGGTCGGGGAGGCGCTGGCTCCGGAACGGCGACGCTGCGCCGAGGTCGTGCAGTATCACAACTCGTACTCCGCGGCGGCCCGCTCGCGAGACCTGGCGCGGGCGCGCGAGGCGTACACCGCGGCTGACGCGTTCCTCGTGCTCACGCAGGCCGACGCCGCCCTGTTCCGCGAGGCCGGATTCAACAACATGGGGCACATCGTCAACCCCGTCACCGTCCCCGTCGCTCCCGAGGCGGACCTCGAGGACGGCGTCGTCGTCTCGCTCGGTCGGTACGACAGGCAGAAGTCCCTCGACCACCTGATCCGGGCGTGGTCCGCGCTGGACGACGACGTGACGCGGGGCTGGCGGCTCGAGCTGTACGGCGAGGGGCCCGAACGCTCCCTGCTGGAGGAGCTGATCGACGACCTCGGCCTGCGCGGCACGGTGCGTCTCAACGGCCCCACGGCGCAGGCCCACGACGTTCTCGCCCGTGCCGCCGTGAGTGCCCAGTCGTCGCAGTTCGAGGGCCTCCCGCTCGCCCTGATGGAGGCGAGCGCGCTCGGGGTGCCGAGCGTCGCGTACGACTGCTCGCCGGGGATCAGGGAGATCGTCGTCGACGGCGTGACGGGTCTGACAGTGCCGCTGAACAACCTGGAGCGACTCGCCGACGGGTTGGCCACGCTCATGGCCTCGCGCGAGGTGCGCCTCGCCTACGGCCGCAACGCCCACCGCCGGATGCAGAGCGAGTTCTCGCTCGACTCGGTGCTCGACGCGTGGGAGCGACTCTTCTCGGAGCTCGTCCGATGA
- a CDS encoding DUF5719 family protein, producing the protein MATPPVTSRIGPRLRTALRRLGATSSALVVLAGVAAVTAIGTADDAGPGEVVPPTRVDVPPSELALVCPGPPRLATADLGGDITYDPEFDAAPAQTQVRQDGLTLRRDDEDAPAAGTIGPLAPDGGTALDAGGDAAVASVADVAGAGVVRADPVGDRSAFGVGATLARTDAGDLRGLVAAPCLPASSTVWLVGGSTALGASTRLVLANPGTTPATVTVTAWGATGPLAMERASGLLVAPGEETAILLEAVATGEERIAVRVDAAGGRVSATLQESQLRGLVAGGTDLVSAAADPATSLLVPGITLAETEVDDPEPSVLRVLNPGDERARVTLRLLGADGENVVPGAQDQVLEPGTVTDVSLAGLPAGWYTAELTSDVPVTAGASLVRVGEPGEDDPDQPVVERAWVAAVDPVTSGAVVADTGGDVVEAARLVVGNPGAEAVTVSVTGYGRDGGTTDPVDLTVAARSSETLDVADLGEGVLGVRLASPSAVSGAMLLSAEPGDGTMFSILPVTPDPDQRQSVDVRLGPG; encoded by the coding sequence ATGGCCACCCCGCCCGTGACATCCCGCATCGGACCGCGGCTGCGCACCGCCCTGCGCCGGCTGGGGGCGACGTCCAGCGCGCTCGTCGTGCTGGCCGGCGTCGCGGCCGTCACGGCGATCGGGACGGCCGACGACGCCGGCCCGGGTGAGGTGGTCCCGCCGACCCGGGTGGACGTGCCGCCGTCAGAGCTCGCCCTCGTCTGCCCGGGCCCGCCCCGCCTGGCGACCGCGGACCTCGGCGGCGACATCACGTACGACCCGGAGTTCGACGCCGCACCCGCGCAGACGCAGGTGCGGCAGGACGGGTTGACCCTGCGCCGTGACGACGAGGACGCGCCAGCCGCCGGCACGATCGGCCCGCTCGCTCCCGACGGCGGGACGGCGCTGGACGCCGGAGGCGACGCGGCAGTGGCGAGCGTCGCCGACGTCGCGGGCGCCGGAGTGGTGCGCGCCGACCCGGTCGGGGACAGGTCGGCGTTCGGGGTGGGCGCGACGCTGGCCCGGACCGACGCCGGCGACCTGCGCGGCCTCGTCGCCGCGCCGTGCCTCCCGGCGTCGTCGACGGTGTGGCTGGTCGGCGGCAGCACGGCGCTCGGGGCGAGCACGCGGCTCGTCCTCGCCAACCCGGGCACGACCCCGGCCACGGTCACCGTGACGGCGTGGGGGGCGACCGGGCCGCTCGCGATGGAGCGGGCCAGCGGTCTGCTGGTGGCGCCGGGGGAGGAGACGGCGATCCTGCTCGAGGCGGTCGCCACGGGCGAGGAGCGGATCGCCGTCCGCGTGGACGCCGCGGGCGGCCGGGTCAGCGCCACGCTCCAGGAGTCGCAGCTGCGGGGTCTCGTCGCCGGCGGCACGGACCTGGTCAGCGCCGCGGCGGATCCGGCCACCTCGCTGCTGGTCCCCGGCATCACGCTGGCCGAGACCGAGGTCGACGACCCGGAGCCGAGCGTGCTGCGCGTGCTCAACCCCGGCGACGAGCGTGCCAGGGTGACGTTGCGGCTGCTGGGCGCGGACGGGGAGAACGTCGTGCCGGGTGCGCAGGACCAGGTGCTCGAGCCGGGCACGGTGACCGACGTGTCGCTCGCGGGCCTGCCGGCCGGCTGGTACACGGCCGAGCTCACGTCGGACGTGCCGGTCACGGCCGGGGCGTCCCTGGTGCGCGTGGGGGAGCCCGGCGAGGACGACCCGGACCAGCCGGTGGTCGAGCGGGCCTGGGTCGCCGCGGTCGACCCGGTGACGTCGGGAGCCGTCGTCGCCGACACGGGCGGCGACGTCGTCGAGGCGGCCAGGCTGGTCGTCGGGAACCCCGGCGCGGAGGCGGTGACGGTGAGCGTCACCGGCTACGGCCGGGACGGCGGCACCACCGACCCCGTCGACCTCACCGTGGCGGCGCGCTCCAGCGAGACGCTCGACGTCGCCGACCTCGGGGAGGGTGTGCTGGGCGTCCGGCTCGCGAGCCCGAGCGCGGTGTCCGGGGCCATGCTCCTGTCGGCCGAACCCGGCGACGGCACCATGTTCTCGATCCTCCCGGTCACGCCCGACCCGGATCAGCGCCAGAGCGTGGACGTGCGGCTCGGCCCGGGCTGA